A genomic stretch from Chitinophaga agri includes:
- a CDS encoding outer membrane beta-barrel family protein, which translates to MLKRILLSALLCYAGTAMAQTGQNSAKLIGKALDAVTGKPVEYASVVLLHTEDSSVVTGMYTQPDGDFTFNNVATGNYVLRITFMGYDKLVKAVKIVPNKPTQFAGTIRLQPAGKVLNTVEIKSEKPAFSMQIDRQVFDAGSMITAEGGTGTDVLKNVPSVDVDIDDNITLRGKSVTIYVDGKPSPFGDAKTALQMIPASTIDRVEVINNPSAKFEAQGGGGIINIVLKKDKAIGYNVMFSGGVATRGQINGSANANLRIRKFNFFANYNGRYESQRGYGYSNRQNLITDSAGTAFFTQDSKNRNRSAGNGGRIGLDYYFDDYNTITISQGLNLNTSNSADDILLNYMDIKQSSIKTGERHNNSSSRNPNNNTSLNFRHTTDKQNEELTAYISYSNNRGRNNSNYNTLYQFANGTTPDDNDIQRNLGISKNQFWNIQTDYTTPVGRKGKFETGAKVTLRSNDNDYDAQLFNQTTQQFEKSLTLSNTYYYKEDIYGGYVNFSNALGNLGYQVGARVEQAYLHGYSYTKDTSVNNRFLNLFPSVFLKYNLPHNENQSLIFNYSTRVDRPGFDQLLPYVNNSDPQNIRTGNPELKPSLTHKFETNYSRYFPNTKDYLNTGVYYSQANDDIDRISLLDTATGVTTTRPMNLATDKDWGANFTYNLHIVRGWNVTTNLNMEYSKLTGANINNEYVTYGVTVNSNVRLPAKVSVQVNGHYRSPRVQPQGTFKAMNGIDLGIRKEMLKNNALAIALNISDILNTQNYSSHYETASFIQDYTRKRTTRFIRLNIRYRFGKMDPDMFKKKKKQEIPEEDTDDKEREKDKKPADTRL; encoded by the coding sequence ATGCTGAAACGTATTCTGCTGTCAGCGTTACTATGCTATGCCGGTACAGCTATGGCTCAAACCGGTCAGAATTCCGCAAAATTGATTGGTAAAGCATTAGATGCCGTTACCGGAAAACCCGTCGAATATGCTTCCGTCGTATTGTTACATACAGAAGATTCATCTGTCGTAACAGGTATGTATACTCAGCCTGACGGCGATTTTACCTTCAACAATGTGGCTACCGGCAACTACGTGCTGCGTATCACCTTCATGGGGTACGATAAACTTGTAAAGGCAGTGAAGATCGTTCCTAACAAGCCTACACAGTTTGCGGGCACTATCCGGCTACAGCCTGCTGGCAAAGTGCTGAACACCGTAGAGATCAAATCAGAAAAGCCTGCGTTTTCCATGCAGATAGACAGGCAGGTATTTGATGCCGGCAGTATGATCACCGCAGAAGGTGGAACCGGTACTGACGTACTCAAAAATGTACCCAGCGTAGACGTTGATATTGATGACAATATTACCTTAAGGGGAAAGAGTGTAACTATATATGTTGATGGTAAGCCCTCCCCTTTCGGAGATGCAAAGACCGCCCTGCAGATGATACCTGCATCTACCATAGACCGTGTAGAGGTGATCAACAATCCTTCTGCCAAGTTCGAGGCACAGGGCGGCGGCGGTATTATCAATATCGTGCTCAAAAAGGATAAAGCGATCGGGTACAACGTCATGTTCAGCGGGGGCGTTGCTACCCGTGGGCAGATCAATGGTAGCGCCAATGCTAACCTGCGTATCCGGAAGTTCAACTTCTTCGCCAATTATAACGGCCGGTATGAAAGTCAGCGGGGATACGGCTACAGCAACAGACAGAACCTGATCACAGATAGTGCTGGTACCGCCTTCTTCACCCAGGACAGCAAAAACAGGAACCGCAGTGCGGGTAATGGCGGACGTATCGGATTGGACTATTACTTTGATGACTACAACACTATTACCATTTCCCAGGGACTGAACCTGAATACCAGTAACAGTGCCGATGATATCCTGCTGAACTATATGGATATCAAGCAGTCCTCCATTAAAACAGGGGAACGTCATAACAATAGCAGCAGCCGTAATCCTAACAATAATACCAGTCTGAACTTCCGGCATACGACCGACAAACAGAACGAAGAACTGACCGCATATATCAGTTACAGCAATAACAGGGGACGGAACAACAGTAACTATAATACCCTGTATCAGTTTGCCAACGGCACTACACCTGACGACAACGACATCCAACGTAACCTGGGTATTTCGAAGAATCAGTTCTGGAATATCCAGACTGATTATACAACGCCGGTAGGCAGGAAAGGTAAATTCGAGACAGGCGCCAAGGTGACCCTGCGCAGTAACGACAATGATTACGACGCACAGCTGTTCAATCAGACCACCCAGCAATTTGAAAAAAGCCTTACCCTGTCAAATACCTACTACTATAAAGAAGACATTTACGGGGGGTATGTAAACTTCTCCAATGCGCTTGGGAATCTGGGTTACCAGGTGGGCGCCCGTGTAGAACAAGCCTATCTCCATGGATATTCCTATACGAAGGATACCTCGGTGAACAACCGTTTCCTCAATTTGTTCCCAAGCGTGTTCCTGAAGTACAATCTGCCACATAATGAGAACCAGAGCCTGATCTTTAACTATTCCACCCGGGTGGACAGACCCGGATTTGACCAGCTGCTGCCTTATGTCAACAACTCAGATCCCCAGAACATTCGTACAGGTAATCCTGAGCTGAAGCCATCGCTGACCCATAAATTTGAAACGAACTACTCCAGGTATTTCCCGAACACCAAAGATTATCTGAACACAGGGGTTTACTATTCGCAGGCAAATGACGACATTGACCGGATCAGCTTACTGGATACGGCGACGGGTGTAACTACTACCCGGCCCATGAACCTGGCGACAGATAAGGACTGGGGTGCTAACTTCACTTATAATCTGCATATTGTCAGGGGGTGGAATGTGACCACGAACCTGAATATGGAATACAGTAAACTGACCGGGGCCAACATTAATAATGAATATGTGACCTATGGGGTGACGGTGAATTCCAATGTTCGGCTGCCTGCTAAGGTGAGTGTACAGGTCAATGGTCACTACCGTTCTCCGAGGGTGCAGCCACAGGGTACCTTTAAAGCCATGAACGGGATTGATCTGGGTATCAGAAAGGAGATGCTGAAAAACAATGCACTTGCCATTGCCCTGAATATATCAGATATCCTGAACACACAGAATTACAGCTCACACTATGAGACCGCGTCCTTTATACAGGATTATACCCGTAAAAGGACCACCCGTTTCATCAGACTGAACATCCGTTACCGGTTTGGCAAGATGGACCCTGACATGTTCAAAAAGAAGAAGAAACAGGAGATACCTGAAGAGGATACTGACGATAAAGAAAGAGAAAAGGATAAAAAGCCTGCTGACACCAGACTATAA
- a CDS encoding alpha/beta hydrolase: MTRKWTFKKILKTIWVTAGLLFTLWLAYAVQAHNVPKEDLQSSPAVSVYQEDQFYLFAPATPSRKILFFYPGALVDPVAYVPLCRKIADSGMKVYLIKMPWRLATRGYTIPKELGLIADTSLTYILAGHSQGAKMAAQFVYENPGVIDKLILIASSHPRDISIADSNIPVMKIWGDKDGVADEKSIMANKAKLPATTQFVHIAGANHAQFGYYGFQLNDNRATISREAQQAATLQHMLAFIGR; the protein is encoded by the coding sequence ATGACCCGAAAATGGACGTTCAAAAAGATCTTAAAAACAATCTGGGTAACTGCAGGACTGCTCTTTACCCTCTGGCTGGCGTATGCTGTGCAGGCACACAATGTTCCCAAAGAAGACCTGCAAAGCAGCCCGGCTGTCAGCGTATACCAGGAAGACCAGTTTTACCTGTTCGCTCCGGCCACACCCTCCCGGAAGATCTTGTTTTTCTATCCGGGTGCATTGGTCGATCCTGTGGCCTATGTCCCGCTTTGCCGGAAAATAGCAGATAGCGGCATGAAGGTCTATCTCATAAAAATGCCGTGGAGGCTTGCTACCAGGGGATATACGATTCCAAAGGAATTGGGATTGATTGCTGATACCAGCCTGACTTATATCCTGGCAGGCCATTCTCAGGGCGCAAAAATGGCGGCGCAATTTGTGTATGAAAACCCTGGAGTGATTGATAAGTTGATATTGATAGCGAGCTCGCATCCACGGGATATTTCTATTGCAGATAGTAATATTCCTGTAATGAAGATCTGGGGTGACAAAGACGGGGTTGCTGATGAGAAGTCGATAATGGCCAATAAGGCAAAACTGCCAGCTACCACTCAATTTGTACACATCGCTGGTGCTAATCATGCGCAATTTGGTTATTACGGTTTTCAACTGAATGACAATCGGGCTACGATCAGCAGGGAAGCACAACAGGCGGCCACCTTGCAGCATATGCTGGCGTTCATTGGGCGGTGA
- a CDS encoding (Fe-S)-binding protein codes for MHIIQELLFVIAFGIAVYLFYRKARQIRQNILLGRDVSLNDDPAARWKNVLLLAFGQKKMFRNPLVAVLHFFVYAGFLIINVEILEIILDGILGKHRLFAPLLGSLYPVLIGCFEILAALVTIGCAIFLVRRNIVKVKRLNQHELDGWPRSDANYILVTEIVLMLLFLTMNTADQALQLRGHEHYINTGTFWVSGYFVPLFSGLSDGALIGIERGCWWLHILGILAFLNYLPYSKHLHIILAFPNAYYADLRPKGKVENMPAVQKEVQLMLQPELAAAEAPAADIPKFGAKDVPDLTWKNVLDAYSCTECGRCTAACPANITGKKLSPRKIMMDTRDRAEEIGLQIAKSGSFTEDGKTLLRDYITEEELRACTSCNACVQECPVSINPLHIILQLRRHLVMEESSAPQEWNMMFSNIENNMAPWKMSPDDRDKWAVEMNG; via the coding sequence ATGCATATAATTCAGGAGCTTTTATTTGTAATTGCCTTTGGCATTGCTGTATACCTATTTTACAGAAAAGCCAGGCAGATCAGGCAGAACATACTGCTTGGCAGGGACGTATCATTGAACGACGACCCTGCCGCACGCTGGAAGAACGTGTTACTACTGGCATTCGGACAGAAGAAGATGTTTCGTAACCCCCTTGTTGCTGTCCTGCACTTTTTCGTATATGCGGGTTTTCTTATTATCAATGTTGAGATCCTGGAGATCATCCTGGATGGCATCCTGGGTAAGCACCGGCTCTTTGCACCGTTACTGGGCAGCCTGTATCCGGTGTTGATTGGTTGCTTTGAGATACTCGCAGCCCTGGTCACCATTGGCTGCGCGATCTTCCTGGTGCGCAGGAATATTGTAAAGGTGAAGCGCCTGAATCAACACGAGCTGGACGGCTGGCCACGTTCTGATGCGAATTATATCCTGGTCACAGAGATCGTACTGATGCTGCTGTTCCTGACAATGAACACCGCCGATCAGGCCCTGCAACTGCGTGGACATGAACATTATATCAATACCGGTACCTTCTGGGTAAGCGGTTATTTTGTACCACTTTTCAGCGGACTGTCGGACGGTGCCCTTATTGGCATTGAACGGGGTTGCTGGTGGCTGCATATACTCGGGATCCTTGCATTCCTGAACTACCTTCCCTACTCCAAACATCTGCATATTATACTCGCGTTCCCGAACGCCTATTATGCCGATTTACGTCCTAAAGGCAAGGTGGAAAATATGCCGGCCGTTCAGAAAGAAGTGCAGTTGATGCTGCAACCTGAACTGGCTGCGGCAGAAGCACCTGCCGCCGACATTCCTAAGTTCGGGGCCAAAGATGTACCTGACCTGACCTGGAAGAACGTACTGGATGCCTATAGCTGCACAGAATGTGGCCGCTGTACAGCCGCCTGCCCGGCTAATATCACGGGAAAGAAGCTGTCTCCTCGTAAGATCATGATGGATACCCGCGACCGTGCCGAAGAAATCGGTCTGCAGATCGCTAAAAGCGGCTCCTTCACAGAAGATGGCAAAACACTCCTCCGCGATTATATAACCGAAGAAGAACTGCGTGCCTGTACTTCCTGCAATGCTTGTGTACAGGAATGTCCGGTCAGCATCAACCCGCTGCACATCATCCTGCAACTGCGCCGTCACCTGGTGATGGAAGAATCCAGTGCGCCGCAGGAATGGAATATGATGTTCAGCAACATCGAAAATAATATGGCCCCCTGGAAAATGAGTCCGGACGACCGGGACAAATGGGCGGTCGAAATGAATGGATAA
- a CDS encoding phosphoribosyltransferase family protein, producing METKNVILTQDVIEKKIKRIAYEIYEHNSDEQELIIAGIWDRGMILAEKIAAILQEISPLRIRLLRLDLNKQRPEGVTLSEDIDFNDRVIVLVDDVANSGRTMLYALKPFLQFLPKKIQTAVLVDRKHKSYPLSVDFVGYSLATTLQDMVMVEMENEDIKLAYLV from the coding sequence ATGGAAACTAAGAATGTGATCCTGACCCAGGATGTGATAGAGAAGAAGATCAAACGTATCGCCTACGAGATCTACGAACATAACAGTGATGAACAGGAACTGATCATTGCGGGTATCTGGGACAGGGGAATGATCCTGGCTGAAAAAATTGCTGCGATACTGCAGGAGATCTCTCCACTGCGTATCAGGTTATTACGCCTGGACCTGAACAAACAGCGTCCTGAAGGAGTAACGCTTTCTGAAGATATAGATTTCAATGACCGCGTGATCGTACTGGTGGATGACGTCGCCAATTCCGGACGTACTATGTTGTATGCATTGAAGCCTTTCCTGCAGTTCCTTCCTAAAAAGATACAAACGGCTGTACTCGTAGACCGTAAGCATAAGTCATATCCGCTGTCAGTGGATTTTGTAGGTTATTCCCTGGCCACTACCCTCCAGGATATGGTGATGGTGGAAATGGAGAATGAAGATATCAAGCTGGCCTACCTCGTATAA
- a CDS encoding 4-fold beta flower protein — MKLLYIFVLLLSFGAVRAQEVGLFNKDGKAIAYIDTADKDMPVYLYNGKPVAYLDKDNIYGFNGKHLGWYDKGLVRNQKGEIIGASKEASNRYTEYEPFKSFKQFKPFKTFPEFPPFKVIGQLSWTDDSFEKFLLAGMSKQ; from the coding sequence ATGAAACTGCTGTACATCTTTGTGCTGTTACTTTCCTTTGGTGCTGTCCGTGCACAGGAAGTAGGGCTGTTCAATAAAGATGGCAAAGCCATCGCCTACATAGATACCGCTGACAAGGATATGCCTGTTTACCTTTACAATGGCAAGCCAGTCGCCTATCTTGACAAAGACAATATATACGGCTTTAATGGTAAACACCTTGGCTGGTATGACAAAGGTTTGGTCAGGAACCAAAAAGGAGAAATTATCGGGGCCAGTAAAGAAGCTTCTAACAGGTATACGGAATATGAGCCGTTCAAAAGCTTTAAACAGTTCAAACCGTTTAAAACATTTCCCGAGTTTCCGCCTTTTAAAGTGATCGGACAGCTTTCCTGGACAGACGACTCATTTGAAAAATTTCTACTGGCTGGCATGTCAAAACAATGA
- a CDS encoding FMN-binding negative transcriptional regulator, whose amino-acid sequence MYIPSLNKMDDRQEIVAFMQRFSFGTIIHSIDNVPVATHLPFHISEREEKIFITGHFAKANDQWQCLEKGRSLVIFSEPHAYISPSNYEKLQEVPTWNYLSVHAYGQARIITAPAEVMHLLENSIQDYEPAYMQQWRDLPDAFKHKMLHGIVAFELAIDDLQAKKKLSQNKTLTEQRNIIDNLSNSPDSNAVLTAAYMRKRLDGHAG is encoded by the coding sequence ATGTATATACCTTCACTTAATAAAATGGACGACCGGCAGGAGATCGTTGCCTTCATGCAGCGTTTCAGCTTTGGCACGATCATTCACAGTATCGATAATGTGCCGGTTGCCACTCACCTGCCCTTTCATATTTCCGAACGGGAAGAAAAAATATTTATCACCGGGCATTTCGCCAAAGCCAATGATCAGTGGCAGTGCCTCGAAAAGGGTCGTTCACTAGTGATCTTCAGCGAACCACATGCCTACATCTCTCCTTCTAATTATGAAAAGTTACAGGAGGTACCTACCTGGAATTATCTGTCCGTACATGCATACGGGCAAGCCAGGATCATTACGGCACCAGCGGAGGTAATGCACCTACTGGAAAACAGCATCCAGGACTATGAGCCTGCTTATATGCAGCAATGGCGTGACCTTCCGGATGCATTCAAGCATAAGATGCTCCATGGAATAGTGGCTTTTGAGCTTGCTATTGATGACCTGCAGGCTAAAAAGAAGCTCAGCCAGAATAAAACGCTTACTGAACAGCGTAATATCATTGATAATCTGTCCAATAGCCCTGATAGCAATGCCGTGCTTACCGCAGCATACATGCGCAAAAGACTGGATGGGCACGCAGGCTGA
- a CDS encoding DUF445 domain-containing protein encodes MSLYLIPFLTALTGWFTNKIAISLLFRAFSERQQKFADQIGKFVADQLFSFDDIRHQLTEPEKIKRMIPVVEVHMDTFLREKLPEAMPVFKMFIGDSTIQQVKTVLVDELDKMFPEIIDQYLQHTAKELDVQQLVSRKIMSISASQVKTQVQTSLRRELRIAQLAGAIFGFLIGLLQLLIALHHSN; translated from the coding sequence ATGTCATTGTACCTTATTCCTTTCCTAACGGCCCTAACCGGCTGGTTTACAAATAAGATAGCCATCAGCCTGTTATTCAGGGCGTTTTCAGAACGACAACAGAAATTTGCTGATCAGATAGGAAAATTCGTAGCCGATCAGCTTTTCTCTTTCGATGATATCCGCCACCAGCTTACCGAACCAGAGAAAATAAAGCGTATGATACCCGTTGTGGAAGTACATATGGATACTTTCCTCAGAGAGAAATTACCGGAAGCCATGCCTGTTTTTAAAATGTTCATCGGAGATAGTACCATTCAGCAGGTAAAAACCGTACTCGTTGACGAACTGGATAAAATGTTCCCTGAAATTATTGATCAGTATCTGCAACATACTGCCAAGGAACTCGATGTACAACAGCTGGTCAGCAGAAAGATCATGAGCATCTCCGCCAGCCAGGTAAAAACACAGGTGCAGACCTCCCTTCGCCGCGAACTACGCATCGCACAACTGGCAGGCGCTATTTTTGGCTTCCTGATTGGTTTACTCCAACTATTGATTGCCCTACACCACAGCAACTGA
- a CDS encoding protein-L-isoaspartate(D-aspartate) O-methyltransferase, whose product MRRYEDSYKQKGLRRQLVDSIRQKGITDEQVLTAINNIPRHFFLDTAFEGIAYEDRAFPIGEGQTISQPYTVAYQSQLLDLKPYEKVLEIGTGSGYQACVLAELKVNVFTIERQKKLFDLVKQFPFKSKYPTIRFFYGDGYEGLPTYAPFDKVLVTAAAPQIPEKLLQQLKPGGKMVIPVGGHEVQRMLRITKISDTEFDQEMFDNFSFVPMLAGKTL is encoded by the coding sequence ATGAGGCGGTACGAAGATTCTTACAAACAAAAAGGATTGCGCAGACAGCTGGTTGATAGTATCCGACAGAAAGGCATTACTGACGAACAGGTATTAACAGCTATTAACAATATCCCACGGCATTTTTTCCTGGACACGGCATTTGAAGGCATAGCCTATGAAGACCGGGCTTTCCCCATCGGGGAGGGCCAAACCATTTCTCAACCCTATACTGTTGCCTATCAATCTCAGCTGCTGGACCTGAAACCCTATGAGAAAGTACTTGAAATAGGAACAGGCAGCGGCTACCAGGCTTGCGTACTGGCAGAGCTGAAAGTCAACGTATTCACTATTGAACGTCAGAAAAAACTATTTGACCTGGTAAAGCAATTCCCGTTTAAGTCAAAATATCCTACAATCCGCTTCTTTTATGGCGATGGTTATGAGGGCCTGCCCACCTATGCGCCTTTTGACAAGGTGCTGGTGACGGCCGCCGCCCCGCAGATCCCGGAAAAACTGTTACAACAGCTCAAGCCCGGGGGAAAAATGGTCATTCCGGTAGGTGGTCATGAAGTGCAGCGTATGCTTCGCATCACCAAGATCAGCGATACGGAGTTCGACCAGGAAATGTTTGATAACTTTTCTTTTGTGCCCATGCTGGCAGGTAAGACTTTATAG
- a CDS encoding phospho-sugar mutase, protein MDNIIESKVSQWLNGQFDADTVAAVKKLQQENPDELADAFYRSLEFGTGGLRGIMGVGTNRMNKYTVGMATQGFANYLKQAFTGEIKLAIAHDSRNNSRYFAEVAANVLAANGIKVYLFESLRPTPELSFTIRHLGCQGGIVLTASHNPKEYNGYKAYWNDGAQLVPPHDKNVIREVEKIASIDEVKWSGGEANIIPIGKDVDEAYLQVLKSLSIQPDVIKAQHDLKIVYTPIHGTGITLVPEILKRYGFTNVHVVEEQSTPDGNFPTVVYPNPEESEAMSIGLKKAKELDAAILLGTDPDSDRVGIAVKDLKGEWVLLNGNQTAVLLFNYIIEGRRQKGLAGDTDYVCKTVVTSDLIDVFAARNNVSCYNVLTGFKWIADLIRKKEGKEKFICGGEESYGYMIGDSVRDKDAIASVALICEMAAYALSQGRSLYEQLIDIYVKYGYYKENLISITKKGMKGAEEIADMMRGYRENPPSTINGSKVVTLYDYELQQVKDLKTGDIKPIDLPKSNVLQFLLEDGSKISARPSGTEPKIKFYFSVNQPLENAAGFDAATRALDERVQHIIKDMKLK, encoded by the coding sequence ATGGATAATATTATTGAAAGTAAGGTATCACAGTGGCTGAATGGCCAATTTGACGCGGATACCGTAGCTGCGGTCAAAAAATTGCAACAGGAAAACCCCGATGAACTAGCCGATGCATTTTACCGTAGCCTGGAATTTGGCACAGGTGGTTTACGCGGCATTATGGGTGTGGGTACTAACCGTATGAACAAATACACGGTTGGTATGGCTACCCAGGGATTTGCCAACTACCTCAAACAGGCCTTCACCGGAGAGATCAAGCTCGCTATTGCCCATGACAGCCGTAACAACAGCCGCTATTTTGCTGAAGTAGCAGCTAATGTACTGGCAGCCAACGGCATCAAGGTGTACCTGTTTGAAAGCCTCCGTCCTACCCCCGAACTGTCTTTTACCATCCGTCACCTGGGTTGCCAGGGAGGTATTGTACTGACAGCTTCCCACAATCCAAAAGAATATAACGGTTACAAAGCCTACTGGAACGATGGTGCACAGCTGGTACCTCCTCACGATAAGAACGTTATCCGTGAAGTAGAAAAGATCGCTTCAATTGATGAAGTGAAATGGTCAGGCGGAGAAGCCAACATCATCCCGATCGGTAAAGATGTGGATGAGGCGTACCTCCAGGTACTGAAAAGCCTGAGCATCCAACCCGACGTGATCAAAGCACAACACGACCTTAAAATAGTTTATACCCCGATCCATGGTACCGGTATCACCCTGGTGCCGGAGATCCTCAAACGTTATGGCTTCACCAACGTACACGTGGTGGAAGAACAGTCTACTCCGGACGGTAACTTCCCTACAGTAGTATATCCTAATCCGGAAGAGTCAGAAGCGATGAGCATCGGTCTGAAGAAAGCAAAAGAACTGGATGCGGCGATCCTCCTGGGTACCGATCCGGATTCTGACCGTGTAGGTATCGCTGTTAAAGACCTGAAAGGAGAATGGGTACTGCTGAATGGTAACCAGACAGCTGTACTGTTGTTCAACTATATTATAGAAGGCCGCAGACAGAAAGGTCTGGCAGGTGATACCGATTACGTTTGTAAAACGGTGGTGACCTCTGATCTGATCGATGTATTCGCAGCACGTAATAACGTGAGCTGCTACAACGTACTGACCGGTTTCAAATGGATCGCTGATCTGATCAGGAAGAAAGAAGGTAAAGAAAAGTTCATCTGTGGTGGTGAAGAGTCTTACGGTTACATGATCGGCGACAGTGTGCGTGACAAAGATGCGATCGCTTCTGTAGCCCTCATCTGTGAGATGGCTGCCTATGCACTTAGCCAGGGCCGTTCACTGTATGAACAACTGATAGATATCTACGTTAAATACGGTTATTATAAAGAAAACCTGATCTCTATTACCAAAAAAGGTATGAAGGGAGCAGAGGAAATTGCTGACATGATGCGTGGCTATCGTGAGAACCCGCCAAGCACTATCAACGGCTCCAAAGTGGTTACTTTATACGACTATGAGCTGCAGCAGGTAAAAGACCTGAAAACAGGCGATATTAAACCTATCGATCTGCCGAAGTCCAACGTATTGCAGTTCTTACTGGAAGACGGCAGCAAGATCTCTGCACGTCCTTCTGGTACAGAACCTAAGATCAAGTTCTACTTCAGCGTTAATCAGCCGCTGGAAAATGCAGCAGGTTTTGATGCAGCTACCAGGGCGCTGGATGAGCGTGTACAGCACATCATCAAGGATATGAAACTGAAATAA
- a CDS encoding (Fe-S)-binding protein, with amino-acid sequence MQIKTMAEYFANGETPEILFWVGCAGSFDQRAQKITKAFATILDKVGVRFAILGKEESCTGDPARRAGNEFIFQMMAQNNIAVLNGYEVKKIVTACPHCFNTLRNEYPELGGHYEVIHHATYLQQLIDDGKIRMQESGSFKGRKITYHDSCYLGRANNIYEAPRKVLEALDAELVEMKRCKSNGLCCGAGGAQMFKEEEKGTTRINFERGREAVDTGASVIAANCPFCMTMLTDGVKEQGKEDNVQVLDIAEMIAQQMV; translated from the coding sequence ATGCAAATAAAAACGATGGCCGAATACTTCGCCAATGGCGAAACACCTGAAATTCTGTTTTGGGTGGGATGTGCCGGCAGTTTTGATCAACGTGCACAGAAAATTACCAAAGCCTTTGCCACTATCCTTGATAAAGTCGGCGTCCGTTTCGCTATCCTGGGTAAGGAAGAAAGCTGTACCGGCGATCCGGCGCGCAGGGCAGGCAATGAGTTCATTTTCCAGATGATGGCGCAGAATAATATTGCTGTGCTGAACGGTTATGAGGTTAAAAAGATCGTCACGGCATGTCCACATTGTTTCAACACCTTACGTAATGAATACCCTGAGCTGGGAGGTCATTATGAAGTGATACATCATGCGACTTACCTGCAACAACTGATCGATGACGGAAAGATCCGCATGCAGGAAAGCGGCTCTTTCAAAGGTCGTAAGATCACCTATCACGACTCCTGCTACCTGGGACGCGCTAATAACATCTATGAAGCGCCCCGCAAAGTGCTGGAAGCACTGGACGCAGAACTGGTAGAAATGAAACGTTGCAAAAGCAATGGACTCTGCTGCGGAGCCGGAGGTGCACAGATGTTCAAGGAAGAAGAGAAAGGTACTACGCGTATCAACTTTGAAAGAGGCAGGGAAGCGGTGGACACCGGCGCTTCTGTCATTGCTGCAAATTGCCCTTTCTGCATGACGATGCTGACAGATGGCGTAAAAGAACAGGGAAAAGAAGATAACGTGCAGGTGCTGGATATTGCAGAAATGATCGCACAACAGATGGTTTAA
- a CDS encoding carbohydrate-binding protein, whose translation MKMRKHYAVALLMVGITTPSITTLKAGNNVTPHSVNQTFDLCSETAAWVSATAYVMGSYVKYNGRLFRARSWTQGDTPRGFGVYPDGPWEDQGTCF comes from the coding sequence ATGAAAATGAGAAAGCACTATGCCGTAGCCCTTTTGATGGTCGGAATCACCACACCCTCAATAACCACCCTAAAAGCCGGCAACAACGTCACCCCACATTCAGTAAATCAAACTTTTGATCTCTGTAGCGAAACAGCTGCCTGGGTATCTGCAACAGCCTATGTCATGGGCAGTTATGTGAAGTATAATGGTCGCTTGTTCCGCGCCAGATCCTGGACACAGGGAGATACACCAAGAGGTTTTGGTGTCTATCCTGATGGACCCTGGGAAGATCAGGGCACATGTTTTTGA